In Desulfofustis limnaeus, the genomic stretch ACAAAGGCAGCGAATTGTCCGCTGGCCAGGGCTATGAGCATGGCAGGAATCAACGGCAGCGGCAACAACCAGAGCAGCCTTGATTTTCGCGGCGTCAGGGCAGCCGCCTGCCGCCTGCGCTGGCGATAGTTCTTAAGGGCCTGCACCTTCTGTCGAGCCAGCTTCTCCGCATCGGCTGCCCCTCTGGGGAGCCACTGCGCCACGCGCTTTGTCCCCTCCGTGGCCATCGCTGCAAGGGTCCGGGTCCATGGTCGAGGTGGTCTTTCGGCCATGGTTAAACAGCCAAAAGCGCCTGCACGGTGGCCACGCCGACGGTGGCAAACAACAGGATCAGCCCAAGTACTTTACGGAAAAAAGTCGGCACGGTGATTTTCCTCCTCGCCTATTGCTTCTTCACAAGTAGTCTCTTCGCATCCAGAAGAGCGGCAGACCGGCACGTATCGATACTTCCTTTCTGATTATCTCTTGTGCTGCATACAGTAAGTATGAAAACGGCAAGCGTGAATGGCGCTCTACCGAAGTTTCCCTTTTTGGTTTTTCCCAATAAAAAAGGGCCCAGAGAATGTCTCTAAGCCCTTGATTTTCCTGGAGCCACCGAGCGGACTTGAACCGCTGACCTGATGATTACGAATCAACTGCTCTACCAACTGAGCTACGGTGGCTGAAGCGTGACGTGTTTATAGCAGGATCACCATGAAAATTCAACACCATTCCCGGCAAGCAAGCACCAATGATGCCATCGGTCGATGAATAATTATCGTGAATCGGCTAGAGTATAAACTCGACTTGGGTCATTGGCAACGGAGCCGGTCGCCAACGACTCCAGTTTACCGGACCTGATCAACTTCGAAGCGGCACCTTTCAGCGTTTTCGTAGCTGCCGCAATGATCGACCTCGTTTTTCACATGCACCATGGACGACCTGAACCGTGACATCATCAAGACGCGATTGCGATTTCTCGATCTGATCAAGTCCTTCTTTCTTGAACCGCCGGATGCAGAGCGGTTGAGCCGCTGGCGCGGGATGTTCCACGCCTTATCCGGCACTCTCGGCGCCACACGGCTGGACGCGGCCATTCAGAACCTCGCTCATCGACTGGAAACCGATCGATTAAAAGAGCTGCAAGCCGATTATAAGCAAATCTTTTCACCTGGGTCCGGGACGCAACCGCTCACCCTTGCCGCCAACCTGGACGTCAATGAAGAGGTTTTTCCGAAGCCGGACGAGGCGCTGAGAATCTTTTTTTCCGAAGCTGGCCTCGAGCCGGCTGACACCTCGGCGATCACCCTGTTGGATGCCCAGATATCTCTTATCAAAAGTGAAAAGGCCGGGTATCCGACATCACCGTGGCAGGCTCGGCTGGTTTCCGCCTTTCTGGTGCCTTTTTTTGAACGATTAGTGCTATCGTTGCAATCCTGCTGCCGGGCATCCTTCTATTACGACTGCTGTGTCTTCTCTCTTGCCTACCTGGAGGTGGAGCAAGCACTGTTCAGCCACCAGGAATTGAATGCAGGCGTGTCATGATCGATCTCAAGCAACCATTTCCAGTTCCATCTGCAATCAATCCGTGCCGCCGACAGGTTGTTGCGTCTGGTTTCCCAAAGGTTGTTACCCAGGTTCGAACCACGAGGGTTGGGCGCCTTATCCGGTTGTCGGTTCTTGCCGTGGTTGTCCTCGCAGTCATCGGCTGCTCCGAGGAAGAAAAAAATGGAACAGCAGCCGACACCTCCGCGGGTTCCTCCGCCTGCCTTTCCTGCCATGCGCTGCAGCTTGACGAACCGCACCAAATGGCCTGTACCGTCTGCCATGCCGGCAACGACCAGACCCAAGAGGGCGACGAGGCGCACCGCAATCTGATCGCCAACCCCGCCGCTGCGGAGCATGCCGGCCAGGTATGCGGCGGGTGCCACGGAACTGCCGTGGCCATGGTCGCCACCAATGATCACTACACGTTGAGCGGCCATCTCAACACCGTTCGCGCCGCTTTCGGGCTGCCCGAGCAACCACCGGACCCGCAGGCGCTGCAAGCGGCAGCCGACCCGGCCACCGCGGCAGAGTTACTCGACGACGTGTTGCGCCGCCGCTGCCTGCGCTGTCATGTCTATTACCAGGGCGACGCATATCCGGCGGTCCGGCGGGGGCTCGGCTGTGCCGCCTGCCATACGCAACCGCAGGAATTCTCTGCCGGAAATCACTCGATCACCAAACCGCAGAAAGACACGGTCTGCCTCTCCTGCCATTACTCCAACCATGTGGGGTTCGATTATCACGGCCGGTACGAACACGATTTCAATCAGGAATATCGCACCCCGTATCTCGCCCCGACCGATATTCAGCCGCCCTATGGGGTCGAATATCATCAATTGGAGGGTGACGTCCATTTCCAGGCCGGTCTGGTCTGCGTCGATTGTCACGATCAGTCCGGAGTCATGGGCGCCGCCCCTCCTCCCTCCTGCACCGGTTGCCATGAGTATGAATCCATTGCTGGCCGCGGCTCGGCGGCCGCCAGTCCGGCGGCGGCACAACGCATCTTCACCTCATCGGCGACCGGGCTACAGCTGCCCATTCCAGCCTTGCGCCATCCGGCGCACAACGTCTACCGGGATAAGGCCACCTGCCTCGCCTGCCACGCCCGTTGGACGTTCAACGACGGTACCACGCACCTACTGCGCATCGATCACGACGACCTCTACGACTATTTCCGGCTCAGTGTCGACGGCAGTTCCGAGGTGCAGCGAATCATCGGTAGCCACATAGATTTTGACGGGGAGTGGCTCGACCCGGTGATGACCGACAAGTTCACCGGCGACGAAATGGTCGGGATCTGGCTGCAAGGATACCTCGAACGGCGCTGGGAGCGGTTTCAGCTCACCCGCGACAAATCCGGTCGGATAACTCCCGGCCGGCCCATCGTCGACCTGCGTCTGTCGTGGATCGATGGTGATGAGAACGTGCGCTTCGACAACCTGCAGCCGGTACCGGAGCAACCGACCCTGCTCCCGTATGCGCCGCATACGGTCGGCCCGGCCGGCTTGTTCTATGAAGAACGACTGCGCCGCTTCGAGATCGACGAATTGTCGCTGCGCCCCGAACAGATCCGCTAAAAAGATTGAATCGTCTGCCGATATGTTTTAAAGAATCGAACTGATAGGGTGTTTCTGCAGGTGACCAAAAACAGGGAGTGATCGGCACGACGATGCTTGAGTTTTTCGCCCGCACCGGTTTCATTGTACGCAACCTACTCGTTTTCTTCTGCTTCTTCCTGCTGCTCGCCATGGGAGCAACGATGGCCGTCGCCTCCACCGGCAGCGGCTACCTGCATCCAACCCAGCGCCCCTATCGCATCAACAATCAGGTCTATTACCCGATCCCGACAGCTTACGGGTTTGCGCAGACCGGTATTGCCTCCTGGTATGGTGACGACTTTCACGGACGCCCCACCTCGAACGGTGAACCATACGACATGCATGGCATGACCGCGGCGCACAAGACCCTGCCCATGGGCACGATGCTTTTGGTCAAGAATCTGGAAAACGGTCAGGAGATCGTCGTCCGGATCAACGACCGGGGGCCGTTTGTCCAAGGCCGGATCATCGATCTCAGCTATTCGGCGGCCAAACAGCTCAACATCGTCGGCAACGGTACGGCCAATGTTCGCATCACGGCGCTCAGTAGCGACAAGAACAACGAGTCGCAACTGATGGAGATGGCGCAGCGCTTCTATTCCGGTGATTTTTACGTGCAGATCGGAGCCTTCGCCGAAACCGATAACGCCCTGCGGCTGCAGAATCGCTTCCTGCAGGCGGGTCACAAGACCCTGATCCAGAAGTATGAGGAAGACAACGGCACCTACTACCGGGTGCATGTGTACGTGGGCAAGACCCTGCAAGGGGCCGAACAGGCCCGCACCATTCTCGAGAAACGCGGCTATCGCAACGCCTTCGTCATCGCCCGTTAAGAAGATTCCGGCCGGCCCTGGCGTTTTGCGTTGCAAGGTTCATCGAGCAGCCAATTCGTAACGGCGAACCGTCGCAACCAGGTGCTCCAGGAGCCGAGGGTCCTTTTTTCCCGGACTCGTCTCCACGCCGGAATTGACATCGATGGCGTAGGGATGAACAGCCTGCAGTGCGTCAATCACGTTGTCCGGTGCCAGGCCTCCGGCCAAAATCAGCGGGAGACGCAGATCGAGGGAACCGACCAGGGTCCAGTCGAACACCCGACCGGTTCCCCCCGCCGTCCCCTGCACATAGGTATCGAGCAGGATACTGTGCACCACCCCCTGATAGCCGTTCACCTCAGGCACTCCCCGGTCGCCGCCGATGCGCAGCGCTTTACAGACGGAGAGACTGCGGCGCCACTCCAGCAGAGCTCGACAATAGGTCGGTGCTTCGCTGCCGTGCAGTTGCACCTGCGTCAGTCCGCACCGATCAACGATATCCCGCACCGGCGCTTCCTCCAGGTCGCGAAACACCCCGACCCGACCGACAAAGGGCGGCAAGCAGGCAATTATCGCCGCTGCCCGTTCGGGCGACAGATAGCGCGGGCTTTCCGGGACAAAGATAAAACCAAGAGCGTCGACACCGGCGGCCACCGCCGCTTCGGCATCCTCGGCCCGGGTGATGCCGCACACCTTGATACGAACCCGTCGCATCACGCTGGCGCTGCCGGGGACACGCCCCGTAATCGATGCAGGAGGTCGCTGCCGGCTCCGGCGCGCATCAACGACTCGCCGATCAAGGCGGCACACACTCCCTGGCGTTTCAGGAGTTCCATATCGGCCGGGGACTGCAGGCCCGATTCGGAGACCACCGGTATGGCATCCGGAATGATCTTTTTCAGGCGCAGCGTGGTGCCGATATCGACACTGAAATCCCTGAGGTTGCGATTGTTGACCCCGATCAACTCGGCCCCTGCCGCCACCGCCGCCTCCACCTCAGGCTCGTCATGCACTTCCACCAGGCTGTCCATCCCCAACTCCGCGGCATAGAGCCGGTAGTCCCGGAGTTGCTCCACATCCAGGATGGCGGCGATCAGCAGCACGGCATCGGCGCCATGGGCCCGGGCCTCTTCGATCTGCATCCGGTCAATGATAAAATCCTTGCGCAAGACAGGCAGATGCACCGCCTCTCGAACCTGCAGCAGGTAGAGCAGACTGCCCTGGAAAAAGTCGACATCGGTGAGCACCGACAATGCGCTCGCCCCCTGATCCCGATAGTTGACGGCGATCCTGACCGGATCGAAATCGGCGCAGATGACGCCCTTGGACGGAGAGGCCTTTTTGATTTCGGCAATCACCGCCACCCCCGGATCGGCCAGGAGCGCCTGCCGAAATCCCCGGGGCGGCGCAGGCTCCCGCTCTTTGTAGGGATGGGGGAGGACGATACCGGTGGTGCGCAAGGCCGCCACCTCTTCTTTTTTCCGTGCGACAATTCGATCGAGAATCATGGTGTTCTCAGCGGCTAAGGGGTGAGTCGGTCAGGCGAAACGGGTGCTGGCGACAATCAGGTCCTCAAGCTTGGCCAGGGCCCGGCCGCTGTCAATACATTCGGCAGCCAGGGCGATACCCGCCTGCAGATCGTCAGCCGCTCCGGCGGCCAGGAGTGCCGCGCCGCTGTTCAGCAACACCATGTCGCGCCGGGGACCCGGGGTGCCGGCCAGGATGTCTTTCATCATGGCTGCCGACTCGACGCTGTCCCGCCCGCCCTTGAGCGAATCGAGGCTGGTC encodes the following:
- a CDS encoding phosphoribosylanthranilate isomerase, with amino-acid sequence MRRVRIKVCGITRAEDAEAAVAAGVDALGFIFVPESPRYLSPERAAAIIACLPPFVGRVGVFRDLEEAPVRDIVDRCGLTQVQLHGSEAPTYCRALLEWRRSLSVCKALRIGGDRGVPEVNGYQGVVHSILLDTYVQGTAGGTGRVFDWTLVGSLDLRLPLILAGGLAPDNVIDALQAVHPYAIDVNSGVETSPGKKDPRLLEHLVATVRRYELAAR
- a CDS encoding septal ring lytic transglycosylase RlpA family protein, producing MLEFFARTGFIVRNLLVFFCFFLLLAMGATMAVASTGSGYLHPTQRPYRINNQVYYPIPTAYGFAQTGIASWYGDDFHGRPTSNGEPYDMHGMTAAHKTLPMGTMLLVKNLENGQEIVVRINDRGPFVQGRIIDLSYSAAKQLNIVGNGTANVRITALSSDKNNESQLMEMAQRFYSGDFYVQIGAFAETDNALRLQNRFLQAGHKTLIQKYEEDNGTYYRVHVYVGKTLQGAEQARTILEKRGYRNAFVIAR
- the trpC gene encoding indole-3-glycerol phosphate synthase TrpC, whose protein sequence is MILDRIVARKKEEVAALRTTGIVLPHPYKEREPAPPRGFRQALLADPGVAVIAEIKKASPSKGVICADFDPVRIAVNYRDQGASALSVLTDVDFFQGSLLYLLQVREAVHLPVLRKDFIIDRMQIEEARAHGADAVLLIAAILDVEQLRDYRLYAAELGMDSLVEVHDEPEVEAAVAAGAELIGVNNRNLRDFSVDIGTTLRLKKIIPDAIPVVSESGLQSPADMELLKRQGVCAALIGESLMRAGAGSDLLHRLRGVSPAAPA